From a region of the Basfia succiniciproducens genome:
- a CDS encoding membrane protein, with translation MKKIVLLLAVITTLTACSSADTPTPRDENQLADGIMIPVEGTGAIAGGSFMPEIEQQSMPDSMK, from the coding sequence ATGAAAAAAATTGTCTTATTATTAGCCGTCATAACGACCTTAACGGCTTGTTCATCGGCTGACACACCAACACCCCGTGATGAAAACCAATTAGCGGACGGTATTATGATTCCTGTGGAAGGTACCGGAGCGATTGCAGGCGGCAGTTTTATGCCTGAAATCGAACAACAAAGTATGCCGGATAGTATGAAATAA
- a CDS encoding cytochrome c3 family protein: MIKKFWNWFRSPSKIAIGAVVLLSALGGILAWGGFNAGLEYTNTEEFCSSCHMNDVVPEYRQTIHYSNRSGVKAICADCHLPHEFIPKWTRKIQASREVFAHFTGKVDTKEKFEAHRLEMAEREWARMKANNSQECRNCHNFEDMDFTQQKTVAQEMHAAAEQQGKTCIDCHKGIAHNLPHMEKVQKTFIPEDMIKPQEPAAQ, encoded by the coding sequence ATGATTAAGAAATTCTGGAACTGGTTCCGTAGCCCGAGTAAAATTGCGATTGGCGCCGTAGTGCTTTTGTCGGCTCTGGGCGGGATTTTGGCATGGGGCGGATTTAACGCCGGATTGGAATATACTAATACGGAAGAGTTCTGTTCGAGCTGTCACATGAATGACGTGGTGCCCGAATACCGTCAAACCATTCACTATTCAAACCGTAGCGGGGTGAAAGCCATTTGTGCGGACTGTCACTTACCTCATGAATTTATTCCGAAATGGACCCGTAAAATTCAGGCAAGTCGCGAAGTGTTCGCCCATTTTACCGGTAAAGTGGATACCAAAGAAAAATTCGAAGCGCATCGCCTGGAAATGGCGGAACGCGAATGGGCGCGTATGAAAGCCAATAATTCACAGGAATGCCGTAACTGCCATAATTTTGAAGATATGGACTTTACCCAACAGAAAACGGTAGCGCAGGAAATGCACGCCGCCGCAGAACAACAGGGTAAAACCTGTATCGACTGTCACAAAGGTATCGCGCATAATCTGCCGCATATGGAAAAAGTACAAAAAACCTTTATTCCCGAAGATATGATTAAACCGCAAGAACCAGCTGCCCAATAA
- a CDS encoding nitrate reductase cytochrome c-type subunit → MRKYLTLILAAFAGFAVAEAPSSSLTMEQIPENIAPAYTNPQKDAGNIPTTFPFQPPLVPHSVRGLQVTKNANQCLSCHSPEVSPTTGAPRVPESHFLDRDGKPTEGTSPRRYFCLQCHVQQTDVNPIIQNKFESIRARQGK, encoded by the coding sequence ATGAGAAAATATCTCACCCTGATTTTAGCCGCCTTTGCAGGATTTGCGGTTGCCGAAGCGCCGTCTTCATCCTTAACGATGGAGCAAATTCCTGAAAACATTGCGCCGGCTTATACAAATCCGCAAAAGGATGCGGGCAATATTCCGACTACCTTTCCGTTCCAACCGCCATTGGTGCCGCATAGCGTGCGCGGATTACAGGTAACAAAAAATGCTAACCAGTGTTTAAGCTGCCATTCGCCGGAAGTGTCGCCGACTACGGGGGCGCCTCGTGTGCCGGAAAGCCATTTCTTAGATCGTGACGGAAAACCGACGGAAGGCACGTCGCCGCGTCGTTATTTCTGTCTGCAATGTCATGTTCAGCAAACCGACGTAAATCCGATTATTCAAAATAAATTTGAATCCATTCGTGCAAGACAAGGTAAATAA
- the ispF gene encoding 2-C-methyl-D-erythritol 2,4-cyclodiphosphate synthase has protein sequence MIRIGHGFDVHAFGEARPLIIGGVEVPYHTGFIAHSDGDVALHALTDALLGALALGDIGKLFPDTDMQFKNIDSRILLREAFRRVQEKGYKIGNVDVTIIAQAPKMRPHIDAMRAVIAEDLQCSVEQVNVKATTTEKLGFTGRSEGIATEAVALLVKSC, from the coding sequence ATGATTCGTATTGGTCATGGTTTTGACGTGCATGCTTTTGGCGAAGCCCGCCCGCTGATTATCGGCGGGGTTGAAGTTCCTTATCATACGGGCTTTATCGCTCATTCGGACGGTGATGTGGCGCTCCATGCGTTAACAGATGCCTTATTAGGCGCCCTGGCGTTGGGCGATATCGGCAAGCTGTTCCCGGATACGGATATGCAATTTAAAAATATCGACAGCCGTATTCTGTTGCGCGAAGCTTTTCGCCGGGTGCAGGAAAAGGGTTATAAAATCGGTAATGTGGATGTCACCATTATCGCTCAGGCGCCCAAAATGCGCCCTCATATTGATGCCATGCGCGCAGTAATCGCGGAAGATCTGCAATGTTCTGTGGAACAGGTGAACGTGAAGGCCACCACCACGGAAAAACTCGGCTTTACCGGGCGAAGCGAAGGCATTGCCACGGAAGCGGTGGCTCTGTTGGTAAAATCATGTTAG
- the napG gene encoding ferredoxin-type protein NapG: MKLDPNRRQFLKNATRTAAGVCGIGVILGLQQHQANAKEGVALRPPGALAEKDFLAACTRCGQCVQACPYDMLHLASLLSPMEAGTPYFVARDKPCEMCPDIPCMNACPSGALSEELTDINDARMGLAVLLDHETCLNWQGLRCDVCYRVCPLIDKAITLDRIHNDRTGIHAKLIPTVHSDACTGCGKCEQACVLEEAAIKVLPMDLAKGLLGRHYRLGWQEKQNAGKALLEEQHPDGLRPAFDARMPEGQVEPVYQHMKVQPDVKVATPNRATYDYVPNPTTVDAPEHYPNLDLNIKGVK; encoded by the coding sequence ATGAAATTGGATCCGAATCGTCGTCAATTTTTAAAGAACGCCACAAGAACTGCGGCGGGTGTTTGCGGTATTGGTGTGATTCTGGGATTACAGCAACATCAGGCTAACGCTAAAGAAGGTGTGGCTTTGCGTCCGCCCGGCGCTCTAGCTGAGAAGGATTTTCTTGCCGCTTGTACCCGTTGCGGTCAGTGCGTGCAGGCTTGTCCTTACGATATGCTGCATTTGGCTTCGCTATTATCGCCGATGGAAGCTGGTACGCCTTATTTTGTCGCGCGTGACAAACCTTGTGAAATGTGTCCCGATATTCCTTGTATGAATGCCTGCCCGAGTGGCGCATTAAGTGAGGAATTAACGGATATTAATGACGCAAGAATGGGACTGGCGGTTTTATTAGATCACGAAACCTGTCTGAACTGGCAAGGTTTGCGTTGCGATGTGTGTTATCGGGTATGCCCTTTAATTGATAAAGCCATTACCTTGGACCGCATTCATAACGACCGGACCGGCATTCACGCAAAACTTATTCCAACCGTACATTCGGATGCTTGTACCGGGTGCGGTAAATGCGAACAGGCCTGCGTATTGGAGGAGGCGGCGATTAAAGTGCTGCCGATGGATTTGGCAAAAGGCTTGTTGGGACGTCATTATCGTTTAGGCTGGCAGGAAAAACAAAATGCCGGTAAAGCCTTACTTGAGGAACAACATCCGGACGGATTACGTCCTGCCTTTGACGCGCGTATGCCGGAAGGTCAGGTGGAACCGGTTTATCAGCATATGAAGGTTCAACCGGATGTGAAAGTGGCGACCCCGAACCGCGCAACTTATGATTATGTGCCGAATCCGACTACGGTGGACGCGCCCGAACATTATCCTAATTTGGATTTAAATATTAAAGGGGTGAAATAA
- the nlpD gene encoding murein hydrolase activator NlpD has translation MKKSFLLLPIAVAVLSACSSSTSPAPVENADGTLSPGIMQPVDNTGSSGSWQPEIQQSSMPAGMDNPVASQPTMPAATAPATAVGNTATTPAVNTQPAVQTPAAPQTKTVCKTVTKPKPTAAQGSQNINIPRNATTNAPDYSKIDKGFYKGSTYTVNKGDTMFLIAYISGMDVKELAALNGMTSEPYNLKVGQTLKVANRVGGGAETETITEQQCTEVPVEQPAVTYTAGANGTQYGSDGTITGPVKAGAGTAGAASAVAGPVVASAATSAPSPAYNSGVTAGVGTVAPATTGVVAGTASSAVQTPASNISWKWPTSGRVVQGFSNSDGGNKGIDISGSKGQPVYAAAAGRVVYAGNALRGYGNLIIIKHNDDFLSAYAHNDSISVNDQQEVKAGQQIAKMGSSGTNSTKLHFEIRYKGKSVDPTSYLPRR, from the coding sequence ATGAAAAAGTCATTTTTATTATTACCTATTGCCGTCGCCGTATTATCGGCTTGTAGTTCAAGCACTTCTCCCGCACCGGTAGAGAATGCGGACGGTACGTTAAGTCCGGGAATTATGCAACCTGTGGATAATACCGGCAGCAGCGGTTCATGGCAGCCTGAAATCCAGCAAAGTTCCATGCCTGCGGGGATGGATAATCCGGTAGCAAGCCAGCCTACTATGCCGGCGGCAACCGCACCGGCTACTGCAGTGGGAAATACGGCGACAACACCGGCGGTAAATACACAGCCTGCAGTCCAAACGCCGGCGGCTCCGCAAACTAAAACTGTTTGTAAAACGGTAACCAAACCGAAACCGACCGCGGCACAAGGCAGCCAGAATATCAATATTCCTCGCAATGCTACCACCAATGCGCCGGATTACAGCAAAATCGATAAAGGTTTCTACAAAGGAAGCACTTATACGGTAAATAAAGGCGATACTATGTTCCTGATTGCCTATATTTCCGGTATGGACGTAAAAGAATTGGCCGCATTAAACGGTATGACTTCCGAGCCTTATAATCTGAAAGTCGGACAAACCCTAAAAGTGGCTAACCGTGTAGGCGGCGGAGCGGAAACGGAAACTATCACCGAACAACAATGTACAGAAGTACCGGTAGAACAACCTGCCGTTACCTATACGGCCGGTGCTAACGGCACGCAATACGGCTCGGACGGCACAATTACCGGTCCGGTGAAAGCGGGAGCCGGCACAGCGGGGGCAGCCTCCGCAGTTGCGGGACCGGTGGTAGCGAGTGCGGCGACCAGTGCGCCAAGCCCGGCTTATAACAGCGGTGTAACGGCGGGCGTCGGTACGGTTGCACCGGCAACAACAGGCGTTGTAGCGGGTACGGCAAGTTCAGCCGTACAAACGCCGGCATCCAATATTTCTTGGAAATGGCCGACATCGGGCAGAGTCGTACAAGGCTTCTCTAACTCCGACGGCGGTAATAAAGGTATCGATATTAGCGGCTCCAAAGGGCAACCTGTTTATGCCGCGGCAGCCGGTCGGGTTGTGTATGCGGGTAACGCATTACGGGGTTACGGTAATTTAATCATTATTAAACATAATGACGACTTCCTAAGCGCCTATGCGCATAACGACAGTATTTCCGTTAATGATCAACAGGAAGTCAAAGCCGGTCAACAAATTGCCAAAATGGGTAGTTCGGGTACAAACAGTACTAAACTCCACTTTGAAATTCGTTACAAAGGTAAATCCGTCGATCCGACAAGCTATTTGCCTCGGCGTTAA
- the truD gene encoding tRNA pseudouridine(13) synthase TruD: MLELAYLQTLPQQRALLKADYADFIVKEDLGYAMTGEGEFVALYVRKTDANTLFVGEQLAKFVGLSPRNMGYAGLKDRKAVTEQWFCLQMPGKAMPDFSRFNMAGVEILQVTRHSRKIRTGSLNGNHFEILLRNAVETDELKVRLENIKNFGFPNYFMEQRFGKDVHNLTQAMRWANGEIKVKDRKKRSFYLSAARSEVFNLVVSERIRQGLANQVLAHDILQLAGTHSWFTADEKEDLALLQTRLENHDLQLTAPLIGETQQLACELENKLVERHQSLISLMKRERMKPARRPLLMQARDFHWEFVENGLKLKFYLPAGSYATALVRELVNIDENE, translated from the coding sequence ATGTTAGAACTTGCTTACTTGCAAACGTTGCCTCAACAGCGCGCGCTGTTAAAAGCCGACTATGCCGATTTTATCGTGAAAGAAGATTTAGGTTATGCCATGACCGGCGAAGGGGAATTTGTTGCGCTATATGTGCGCAAAACCGATGCAAATACGTTGTTTGTCGGTGAACAGTTGGCGAAATTTGTCGGACTTTCCCCTCGCAATATGGGTTATGCCGGTCTGAAAGACCGTAAAGCCGTGACGGAACAATGGTTCTGCTTGCAAATGCCGGGCAAAGCGATGCCGGATTTCAGCCGCTTTAATATGGCGGGCGTAGAAATCTTACAAGTAACCCGCCACAGCAGAAAGATTCGCACGGGTAGTTTGAACGGTAATCATTTTGAAATTTTATTGCGTAATGCCGTCGAAACCGACGAGTTAAAAGTGCGGTTGGAAAATATCAAAAATTTTGGTTTTCCGAATTATTTTATGGAACAACGCTTCGGTAAAGACGTGCATAATCTTACGCAGGCAATGCGTTGGGCGAACGGCGAGATTAAGGTCAAAGACCGCAAAAAGCGCAGTTTTTATTTGTCTGCGGCGCGCAGTGAAGTGTTTAATCTGGTGGTTTCGGAGCGAATCCGTCAAGGCCTGGCAAATCAAGTATTAGCCCATGATATTCTTCAGTTAGCGGGCACACACAGTTGGTTTACGGCGGATGAAAAAGAGGATTTAGCTCTTTTGCAGACGCGTTTAGAGAATCATGATTTACAGCTTACCGCCCCTTTAATCGGCGAAACTCAGCAACTTGCCTGCGAGCTGGAAAATAAACTGGTTGAGCGGCATCAGTCGCTTATCAGCCTGATGAAACGGGAACGTATGAAGCCGGCGCGGCGTCCGTTGCTGATGCAGGCACGGGATTTTCACTGGGAATTTGTGGAAAACGGTTTAAAACTCAAGTTCTATTTACCCGCCGGCAGTTATGCTACCGCATTGGTGCGGGAATTAGTAAATATTGATGAAAATGAATAA
- the ispD gene encoding 2-C-methyl-D-erythritol 4-phosphate cytidylyltransferase, protein MTRHSRPIIAVVPAAGVGSRMQADKPKQYLTLLGKTLLEHTLEVLLSYTPIQQIILAVAENDPYLDRLDVIRQPKIKIVQGGKDRAGSVFNGLKAITQPHAWVMVHDAARPCLTHEDLDKLLQIEDDNGGILAIPAVDTIKRASAEKQIIQTEDRSQLWQAQTPQFFRADLLYRALQQAFEHGLAVTDEASAMEFAGFRPHLVAGRSDNLKVTRPEDLKLAEFYLSRK, encoded by the coding sequence ATGACTCGTCACTCTCGCCCAATCATTGCGGTCGTGCCGGCAGCCGGTGTCGGTAGCCGTATGCAAGCCGATAAACCGAAACAATATTTAACCTTGTTGGGTAAAACCTTATTGGAACATACCTTAGAGGTTTTATTGAGCTATACGCCTATTCAGCAGATTATTCTGGCGGTGGCGGAAAACGACCCTTATTTAGACCGACTGGATGTAATTCGCCAACCTAAAATCAAAATTGTTCAAGGGGGCAAGGACCGGGCAGGATCGGTGTTTAACGGGCTTAAGGCCATTACCCAGCCTCATGCCTGGGTAATGGTACACGATGCGGCGCGTCCTTGTCTGACCCATGAAGATTTGGATAAATTACTGCAAATTGAAGATGATAACGGCGGCATTTTAGCTATTCCGGCGGTAGATACCATAAAGCGCGCCTCGGCGGAAAAACAGATTATACAAACGGAAGATCGCAGCCAGTTATGGCAGGCGCAAACGCCGCAATTTTTCCGCGCGGATTTGTTATATCGCGCCTTACAGCAGGCGTTTGAACACGGCTTAGCTGTGACCGATGAAGCCTCCGCCATGGAATTTGCCGGATTTCGACCGCACTTGGTTGCCGGAAGAAGCGATAATCTGAAAGTCACCCGCCCGGAAGACTTAAAATTAGCCGAATTTTATTTGTCACGAAAGTAG
- a CDS encoding YqaA family protein, giving the protein MKIFGAMYDKTMQWSKHRFAAFWLCLVSFIEAIFFPIPPDVMLIPMSMSKPKSAVRLALYTAVSSVVGGMIGYAVGYYAFDFVQGYITQWGYQQHWDTAISWFQQWGILVVFVAGFSPIPYKVFTIAAGVMQMAFIPFVITAFISRAARFLLVAKLAAWGGEKFAAKLRKSIEVIGWAVVVLAIIAYLILK; this is encoded by the coding sequence TTGAAAATTTTCGGGGCAATGTATGACAAAACCATGCAGTGGTCAAAACACCGCTTTGCAGCGTTTTGGTTATGTTTAGTGAGCTTTATTGAGGCTATCTTCTTCCCAATCCCGCCGGATGTAATGTTGATTCCAATGTCAATGTCCAAACCGAAAAGTGCGGTTAGATTGGCGCTTTATACAGCGGTTTCATCGGTTGTCGGCGGCATGATTGGTTATGCCGTCGGGTATTATGCCTTTGATTTTGTACAGGGTTATATTACTCAATGGGGTTATCAGCAGCATTGGGATACGGCAATTTCCTGGTTTCAACAATGGGGAATTTTAGTGGTATTCGTTGCCGGTTTTTCTCCTATTCCTTATAAAGTATTCACTATTGCCGCAGGGGTGATGCAAATGGCGTTTATTCCGTTTGTCATCACCGCCTTTATTTCCCGTGCCGCACGTTTTCTGCTGGTAGCGAAATTGGCGGCCTGGGGCGGCGAAAAATTTGCTGCGAAATTGCGGAAATCTATTGAGGTTATCGGCTGGGCGGTAGTGGTTCTGGCGATAATTGCATATTTAATTTTAAAGTAG
- the ftsB gene encoding cell division protein FtsB — MRLFILILSAILLLFQYDLWFGKNGYLDYKETAEEIAMHKAENTKLSQRNQVVAAEIRDLKDGVEAIQERARLQYELVKPNETFYRIAKENKDNR, encoded by the coding sequence ATGCGTTTATTTATTTTAATTCTCTCGGCAATTCTCTTACTGTTCCAATATGATTTATGGTTCGGTAAAAACGGTTATTTGGACTACAAAGAAACCGCCGAAGAAATTGCCATGCATAAAGCCGAAAATACAAAACTTTCGCAGCGTAATCAGGTGGTCGCCGCCGAAATCAGAGATTTAAAAGACGGGGTTGAAGCAATTCAGGAACGGGCTCGTTTACAATATGAATTGGTTAAGCCTAACGAAACCTTTTACCGCATTGCGAAAGAAAATAAAGATAACAGATAA
- the surE gene encoding 5'/3'-nucleotidase SurE: MNILLSNDDGYHAEGIQILARELRKFADVTIVAPDRNRSAASGSLTLVEPLRPRHLDDGDYCVNGTPADCVHLALNGFLSGRMDLVVSGINAGVNLGDDVLYSGTVAAALEGRHLGLPSIAVSLDGRRYYETAARVVCDLIPKLHTRLLNPREIININVPDIPYDQIKGIKVCRLGHRAASAEVIKQQDPRGESIYWIGPAALPEDDEEGTDFHAVNNGYVAITPIQVDMTSYNSMSALQDWLESE; this comes from the coding sequence ATGAACATTCTTCTTTCTAACGACGACGGTTATCATGCCGAAGGTATTCAAATTCTCGCCAGAGAGTTACGTAAATTCGCCGATGTGACCATTGTGGCGCCCGATCGTAACCGTAGCGCCGCCTCCGGCTCGTTAACTTTGGTTGAACCGTTGCGACCCCGCCACCTGGACGATGGCGATTATTGCGTAAACGGCACGCCGGCGGACTGTGTGCATTTGGCGTTAAACGGCTTTTTATCCGGGCGCATGGATCTTGTGGTTTCGGGCATTAATGCCGGTGTTAATTTAGGCGACGATGTTCTTTATTCCGGCACCGTTGCGGCGGCGCTGGAAGGGCGCCATTTAGGCCTGCCTTCAATTGCCGTCTCATTAGACGGGCGCCGATATTATGAAACTGCGGCACGGGTGGTTTGCGATTTAATTCCTAAATTGCACACCCGTTTATTGAATCCGCGGGAAATTATCAATATCAATGTGCCGGATATTCCTTATGATCAAATAAAAGGCATTAAGGTTTGCCGGCTGGGGCATCGAGCCGCTTCGGCGGAAGTGATAAAACAGCAAGACCCCCGGGGCGAAAGCATTTATTGGATTGGTCCTGCCGCGTTACCGGAAGATGATGAAGAGGGCACGGATTTTCACGCGGTGAATAACGGTTATGTGGCGATTACCCCGATTCAGGTGGATATGACCTCTTATAATTCAATGAGTGCTTTACAAGATTGGTTAGAAAGTGAATAA
- a CDS encoding AMP-dependent synthetase/ligase: protein MLKQATALRHKVNGGWVDISWEEFQFQIDRVSLALLAHGIDVQDKIGIFSHNMPQWTIADLGALQIRAVTVPIYATNTANQAEFIINNAEIKILFVGEQEQLDTILEIKNNCPTLEKIILMKSTAEFSPNESLLSWHSFMGKSADTDPNRLLERLNDARLTDLFTLIYTSGTTGDPKGVMLDFSNLAHQLKSHDLALPDVVGREDVSLSFLPLSHIFERAWVAYVLHRGAVVCYLESTNEVRNALTELKPSLMCAVPRLYEKMYSAIQDKVIHAPLHRRMLFQWAIKQGQKFAHTQKSTWRHKIADKLVLSKLRNLLGGNIKMMPCGGAKLEGKIGEFFHAIGINVKLGYGMTETTATVSCWADKHFNAASIGRLMPNAEVKIGENNEILVRGGMVMKGYYNNSAETAKAFTEDGFFKTGDAGEFDENGNLYITDRIKELMKTSNGKYIAPQYIEGKLGKDKFIEQIAVIADAKKYVSALIVPSFEALEDYAKQLNIKYQDRLELIKHSEIIKLFEKRLEELQQELAHFEQVKKFTLLPQAFSIKMEEITPTLKLRRKVILERYRRQIEAMYS, encoded by the coding sequence ATGCTGAAACAAGCCACTGCTTTGCGCCATAAAGTTAATGGCGGTTGGGTTGATATTTCATGGGAAGAATTTCAATTTCAGATTGATCGGGTTTCGCTTGCTTTGCTTGCCCATGGTATTGATGTACAAGATAAAATCGGCATTTTTTCGCACAATATGCCGCAATGGACGATTGCCGATCTCGGCGCGTTGCAAATTCGCGCCGTCACCGTACCTATTTATGCCACAAATACGGCTAATCAGGCTGAATTCATTATTAATAATGCGGAAATTAAAATTCTGTTTGTGGGAGAACAAGAGCAATTAGATACTATTTTAGAAATTAAGAATAATTGCCCGACACTTGAAAAAATCATCCTGATGAAATCTACGGCGGAATTCAGTCCTAATGAATCTCTATTAAGTTGGCACTCATTTATGGGAAAAAGCGCCGATACGGATCCTAATCGGTTACTTGAACGTTTAAATGACGCGCGGTTAACGGATTTATTTACATTAATCTATACCTCGGGTACTACCGGCGATCCTAAAGGTGTGATGCTTGATTTTTCCAACCTTGCCCACCAGTTGAAATCCCATGATTTGGCGCTGCCGGATGTGGTGGGGCGTGAAGACGTCTCGCTATCGTTTTTGCCGCTTTCGCATATTTTTGAACGGGCGTGGGTCGCCTATGTGCTGCATCGCGGTGCGGTGGTGTGTTATCTGGAAAGTACCAATGAAGTGCGCAATGCTTTAACGGAGCTTAAACCTTCGTTAATGTGTGCGGTGCCTCGCTTGTATGAAAAAATGTATAGCGCCATTCAGGATAAAGTCATTCATGCGCCTTTGCACCGCCGAATGCTGTTCCAATGGGCAATCAAGCAGGGGCAAAAATTCGCACATACGCAAAAATCCACTTGGCGTCATAAAATTGCCGATAAATTGGTCTTATCGAAATTAAGAAATCTGTTAGGCGGCAATATAAAAATGATGCCTTGCGGCGGGGCGAAGCTTGAAGGCAAAATCGGGGAATTTTTCCATGCTATCGGCATCAACGTAAAACTGGGTTACGGTATGACGGAAACCACGGCGACGGTTTCCTGCTGGGCGGATAAACATTTCAACGCCGCTTCAATCGGGCGACTTATGCCGAATGCCGAGGTAAAAATCGGAGAGAATAATGAGATTTTAGTGCGTGGCGGCATGGTGATGAAAGGTTATTACAATAATTCTGCCGAAACGGCTAAAGCCTTTACCGAAGACGGTTTCTTCAAAACGGGCGATGCCGGCGAATTTGATGAAAATGGCAACCTTTATATTACGGATCGTATTAAAGAGTTAATGAAAACTTCCAACGGCAAATATATTGCGCCTCAATATATTGAAGGCAAATTGGGCAAAGATAAATTTATCGAACAAATCGCCGTTATTGCCGATGCCAAAAAATACGTATCTGCGTTAATCGTCCCTTCTTTTGAAGCGTTGGAAGACTATGCGAAGCAGTTGAATATTAAATATCAGGATCGTTTGGAATTAATCAAACATTCCGAAATTATTAAGCTGTTTGAAAAACGTCTTGAGGAATTGCAGCAAGAACTCGCTCATTTTGAGCAGGTGAAAAAATTTACCCTTTTGCCGCAGGCTTTCAGTATCAAGATGGAAGAAATTACGCCGACCTTAAAATTGCGCCGTAAAGTGATTTTAGAGCGTTATCGCCGGCAGATTGAAGCCATGTATAGTTAA
- the napH gene encoding quinol dehydrogenase ferredoxin subunit NapH — translation MATVKTTPNKPKDAGLEARQKLGWWHAYRFLILRRLSQLSIILMFLSGPLWNVWILKGNYSSSMLFDVVPLTDPLITAESLATGYLPEWTTIVGALIIVAFYAVFASKAFCSWVCPMNIVTDAAAWLRRKLGIRQSAKLPRNLRYVILVMILLGSAVSGTLLWEWINPVAALGRVFVFGLGATLWLVAVVFLFDLLVVEHGWCGHLCPIGAAYGLIGAKSLIKINVVDRERCDRCMDCYNVCPEPQVLRLPLHGSESDSPIVLDKDCITCGRCIDVCPENVFAFGSRFEKQVQVKNI, via the coding sequence ATGGCAACAGTAAAAACAACCCCAAATAAACCAAAAGATGCGGGTTTGGAAGCCCGTCAAAAACTCGGTTGGTGGCATGCCTATCGTTTTTTGATTTTACGTCGGTTAAGCCAGTTAAGCATTATTCTGATGTTTCTGAGCGGCCCGCTTTGGAACGTCTGGATTTTAAAAGGCAATTACAGTTCCAGTATGTTGTTTGACGTTGTGCCGTTGACGGATCCGCTGATTACCGCAGAAAGTTTAGCAACAGGTTATTTGCCGGAATGGACGACGATTGTCGGCGCATTAATTATTGTTGCTTTTTATGCGGTTTTTGCAAGCAAAGCTTTTTGTAGCTGGGTTTGCCCGATGAATATCGTCACCGATGCGGCGGCCTGGTTGCGGCGTAAATTAGGTATCCGTCAAAGTGCGAAATTACCGCGTAATCTGCGCTATGTGATTTTAGTGATGATTCTGTTGGGAAGCGCGGTTTCCGGTACCTTATTATGGGAATGGATTAACCCCGTTGCCGCATTAGGCAGAGTTTTTGTATTCGGATTAGGCGCAACGCTTTGGTTAGTCGCCGTAGTGTTCTTGTTTGATTTATTGGTGGTAGAACACGGCTGGTGCGGACATCTCTGTCCGATCGGTGCGGCTTACGGGTTAATCGGTGCAAAAAGTTTAATCAAAATCAATGTTGTAGATAGAGAACGTTGCGACCGTTGTATGGACTGTTACAATGTGTGCCCGGAACCTCAGGTATTGCGTTTACCGCTGCACGGCTCGGAATCCGACAGCCCGATTGTGCTTGATAAAGATTGTATAACTTGCGGTCGTTGTATTGACGTTTGCCCTGAAAATGTTTTTGCCTTTGGTTCTCGTTTTGAGAAACAGGTGCAAGTTAAAAATATTTAA